One Tamlana carrageenivorans genomic region harbors:
- a CDS encoding glycosyl hydrolase, which yields MISTKFLKLVNKKQVSFVRKTYYYQTKLVLLSLFVSVCSCNLSRSQKITKQNYDIIKSGFIEPTDDNTIWCYWYWINDDISKVGITKDLEAMKEAGIGGALIGNINPAHKDGKVPMLSEVWWSHMVHAVEEGKRIGVDIGVFNCPGWSQSGGPWVDYTKAMRYLAYSETKVSGGKLLNIALPQPKKEFQDTHTFAFKSSAIEENSTQFIPTKISANWEDVNVAILNDGNKEDNTSFEPKKGEVLEISFQLSEPITARSITIIPSRAFKCNMTLMAVVDGEEKIVKEFHFDRFRITPNVASIETGDFATVLPETKARKFILKCTNFRDKRGGYGFAEINISEAPVLDKFIEKQLGKMNSTPGIQWDSYIYGQQEALKDKSLCVNPDELIDISNKLDKNGMLSWDAPVGEWVIMRMGMTPTGTKNAPAAPQGVGYEIDKMNSELVQYHFDKFVGELLKRIPEESKSAFKYVVADSYEQGSQNWTDGYEVKFKEKYGYDPVPFLPVLSGRIVGSVEQSERFLWDLRRSIADDVAYEYVGGLRKASNKHNLKTWLENYGHWGFPGEFMMYGGQSDLISGEFWNEGTLGNIECKASSSTAHTYGKPVTSAEAFTSSRRAYLRHPAMLKKRGDWALTEGINHFVLHLYIQQPDDNRKPGMNAWFGTEFNRHNTWFIQADSYFDYLRRCQHLLQQGKYVADVCYYIGEDAPVMTGVRNPEIPKGYSYDYINAEVILNRLSVKDGRFVLPDGMSYKVMVLPPFKTMCPELLAKIEQLVQQGGTILGPKPEKSPSLENYPMADTQVKELVDKMWHGDYANGRMNVNYGEGKIWDGYELSEVFSDMNLAKDVDVSEDAPVLWIHRKTEDMDIYFISNQSDDTLKVSPVFRVNKKMKPQLWDAVSGEIRALPDYEVTDTGIKVPLKMQAAQSWFVVFTNDDIKADVKPTYSKNFPEYKKLKTIDTPYEVDFENKDIAAKRPVIFNELIDWRNSDDEQIQYYSGTAIYKTNFKMDELPENKGIYLNLGEVSVMAKVKLNGKYVGGVWMAPYRLNISEELKKGKNELEIEVVNLWRNQLIKDKERPEEEKYTWIVIDKITSESKTQPSGLLGPVIIETTK from the coding sequence ATGATCTCAACTAAATTTTTAAAATTAGTTAATAAAAAACAAGTTTCTTTCGTTAGAAAAACTTATTACTATCAAACAAAATTAGTGTTACTCTCACTTTTTGTGTCTGTATGCTCTTGTAACCTTTCAAGGAGTCAAAAAATAACCAAACAAAATTATGATATCATTAAATCTGGATTTATCGAACCTACAGACGATAATACAATTTGGTGCTATTGGTACTGGATTAATGATGATATCTCTAAAGTTGGTATAACCAAAGATTTAGAGGCCATGAAAGAGGCAGGTATTGGTGGTGCATTAATAGGGAATATCAATCCAGCACACAAAGATGGAAAAGTACCTATGCTTAGTGAAGTATGGTGGTCTCACATGGTACATGCGGTAGAAGAAGGAAAACGCATTGGTGTAGATATTGGGGTGTTTAATTGCCCGGGATGGAGCCAAAGTGGAGGGCCTTGGGTAGATTATACAAAAGCTATGCGTTACCTAGCGTATAGTGAAACGAAAGTTTCAGGAGGAAAATTACTTAACATAGCGTTGCCACAACCTAAAAAAGAATTTCAAGACACGCATACTTTTGCTTTTAAATCTTCAGCAATTGAAGAAAACAGTACACAATTTATTCCTACGAAAATAAGTGCCAATTGGGAGGATGTAAATGTTGCTATTTTAAATGATGGTAATAAAGAAGATAATACCAGTTTTGAACCTAAAAAAGGAGAAGTTTTAGAAATAAGTTTTCAACTTTCAGAACCCATTACAGCGCGTTCTATCACCATAATTCCAAGCAGGGCTTTTAAATGTAATATGACTTTAATGGCCGTGGTAGATGGTGAAGAAAAAATTGTAAAAGAATTTCATTTTGACCGTTTTCGTATTACGCCAAATGTGGCATCTATTGAAACAGGTGATTTCGCAACGGTTTTGCCAGAAACTAAAGCCCGTAAATTTATTCTAAAATGTACCAATTTTAGAGATAAGAGAGGTGGATATGGTTTTGCTGAAATTAATATCTCTGAAGCACCTGTATTAGATAAATTCATTGAGAAACAACTGGGTAAAATGAATTCTACACCTGGTATTCAATGGGATTCGTACATCTATGGACAACAAGAGGCACTGAAAGATAAAAGTTTATGTGTTAATCCTGATGAGTTGATTGATATTAGTAATAAGCTTGATAAAAATGGAATGCTAAGCTGGGATGCACCTGTAGGTGAATGGGTCATCATGCGTATGGGAATGACGCCAACAGGTACAAAAAATGCACCAGCCGCACCACAAGGTGTTGGTTATGAAATAGATAAAATGAACAGTGAATTGGTACAGTACCACTTTGATAAATTTGTGGGGGAACTTTTAAAGCGAATTCCAGAAGAAAGCAAGTCAGCGTTCAAATATGTGGTGGCGGATAGTTACGAACAAGGTTCTCAAAATTGGACGGATGGCTATGAAGTGAAATTTAAAGAAAAATACGGGTACGACCCTGTGCCATTTTTACCTGTGCTTTCAGGAAGAATTGTTGGTAGTGTAGAACAATCCGAACGCTTTTTGTGGGATTTACGTCGTTCTATTGCTGATGATGTGGCTTATGAATATGTTGGTGGATTAAGAAAAGCAAGTAATAAGCACAATCTAAAAACTTGGTTAGAAAATTATGGACACTGGGGGTTTCCAGGTGAGTTTATGATGTATGGAGGACAATCAGATTTAATTTCTGGAGAATTTTGGAATGAAGGTACATTGGGGAATATTGAATGTAAAGCGTCCTCTTCAACAGCACATACTTATGGGAAACCAGTAACTTCGGCAGAAGCATTTACATCTTCTAGAAGGGCGTATTTAAGACATCCAGCTATGCTGAAAAAGCGAGGAGACTGGGCATTAACAGAAGGTATAAATCATTTTGTGTTGCATTTATACATTCAACAACCAGATGATAATCGTAAACCGGGAATGAACGCTTGGTTTGGTACAGAATTCAATCGTCATAATACGTGGTTTATTCAAGCAGATAGTTATTTTGACTATTTGCGTCGTTGTCAACATCTTTTACAGCAAGGTAAATATGTTGCCGATGTGTGTTATTATATAGGAGAGGATGCACCAGTAATGACAGGTGTTCGTAATCCAGAAATTCCAAAAGGCTACTCTTATGATTATATCAATGCAGAAGTTATTTTAAATAGATTGTCTGTAAAAGACGGACGATTTGTATTGCCAGATGGCATGTCTTATAAAGTGATGGTATTGCCACCTTTTAAAACCATGTGTCCAGAATTGTTAGCAAAAATTGAACAGTTAGTGCAACAAGGTGGAACTATTTTGGGACCAAAACCAGAAAAATCGCCAAGCTTAGAAAATTATCCAATGGCTGATACTCAAGTAAAGGAATTAGTCGATAAAATGTGGCATGGCGATTACGCTAATGGTAGAATGAATGTGAATTATGGTGAAGGTAAAATTTGGGATGGTTACGAGCTATCGGAAGTGTTTTCAGATATGAATTTAGCAAAAGATGTTGACGTTTCAGAAGATGCTCCGGTATTATGGATACACCGAAAAACTGAAGACATGGATATTTATTTCATCTCTAACCAAAGTGATGACACACTAAAAGTATCACCTGTTTTTCGTGTGAATAAAAAGATGAAACCACAGTTATGGGATGCTGTGAGCGGTGAAATAAGGGCTTTGCCAGATTACGAAGTTACAGACACAGGCATAAAAGTGCCATTAAAAATGCAGGCCGCTCAAAGCTGGTTTGTCGTATTTACGAATGATGATATTAAAGCTGATGTTAAACCTACGTACTCTAAAAATTTTCCTGAATATAAAAAGTTAAAAACCATTGACACACCATACGAAGTCGATTTTGAAAATAAAGATATTGCCGCAAAAAGACCTGTAATATTTAATGAATTAATTGACTGGCGAAATTCTGATGATGAGCAAATACAATATTATTCAGGAACCGCCATTTATAAAACTAATTTCAAAATGGATGAGCTTCCTGAAAATAAGGGTATTTATCTTAATTTGGGGGAAGTTTCGGTAATGGCAAAAGTAAAATTAAACGGAAAATATGTTGGTGGCGTTTGGATGGCGCCTTATCGTCTAAATATTTCTGAAGAACTTAAGAAAGGTAAAAATGAACTCGAAATTGAAGTAGTAAATCTATGGAGAAATCAACTGATAAAAGATAAGGAACGTCCTGAAGAGGAAAAATATACTTGGATAGTAATCGATAAAATTACGTCTGAAAGCAAAACACAACCCTCAGGTTTGTTAGGTCCTGTAATCATTGAAACCACTAAGTAA
- a CDS encoding L-rhamnose/proton symporter RhaT, producing MQAILGVLFHSIGGVAAGSFYMPYNKVKGWAWESYWMVGGVMSWLIVPLIAAYLTVPGFVDIISTSSSTILGVTFLMGLLWGVGGLSYGLGVRYLGMSLGNSVVLGFCAAFGAMVPSIYYNFNPLVGKISFTEMIFSKGGQVVLLGVLACLIGIAVCGRAGMLKESELSDEEKKKSVAEFNLVKGVIVAVLSGILSSFFSFGIEAGKPLTDAAVAAGYDHLFANNVTFVVILWGGLATNFIWITYLSLKNKAYKDFTNKETPISKNILFLL from the coding sequence ATGCAAGCAATATTAGGAGTATTATTTCATTCAATAGGAGGTGTAGCCGCAGGCAGTTTTTACATGCCTTATAATAAAGTAAAAGGTTGGGCATGGGAAAGCTACTGGATGGTTGGTGGCGTTATGTCGTGGTTAATTGTACCGCTCATAGCAGCATATTTAACGGTGCCCGGTTTTGTAGATATTATTTCGACTAGTTCATCTACCATTTTGGGTGTTACCTTTTTAATGGGGTTACTCTGGGGTGTTGGTGGTTTGTCTTACGGTTTAGGTGTTCGATATTTAGGGATGTCTTTAGGTAATTCAGTAGTTCTAGGGTTTTGTGCTGCATTTGGAGCTATGGTGCCTTCAATTTACTACAATTTCAATCCCCTAGTAGGTAAAATATCTTTTACAGAAATGATATTTTCTAAAGGAGGACAAGTTGTGTTGTTAGGCGTTTTGGCATGTCTAATAGGTATTGCGGTTTGTGGAAGAGCTGGTATGCTTAAAGAGAGCGAACTATCTGATGAGGAGAAAAAGAAAAGTGTTGCAGAATTCAATCTTGTAAAAGGGGTAATAGTAGCTGTGCTTTCAGGTATTTTAAGTTCCTTTTTTAGTTTTGGAATTGAAGCTGGAAAGCCATTGACTGATGCTGCAGTAGCCGCAGGTTATGATCATTTGTTTGCAAATAATGTGACGTTTGTGGTAATCCTATGGGGTGGTTTAGCCACTAATTTTATTTGGATTACCTATTTGAGTTTAAAAAATAAAGCCTATAAAGATTTTACCAATAAAGAAACTCCGATTTCTAAAAACATACTGTTTCTGCTTTAG
- a CDS encoding alpha-L-rhamnosidase C-terminal domain-containing protein, with the protein MNTESYSWINGHNVEYTIPPGVEVLELKYRWTGVGEMTGNFESSDPFFTRLWWMARNTLYVCARDGYMDCPDRERGLWVGDVADQTGAVFYTLDEPGRLLLKKGIDNTIAYRAGDTIQGLAPGFGAYRGKSSELTGQSLQYIDQGIWQYYFNTGDKATLQNAYPAVLKYLQLWDMKPNGLPTHRQGYANWVDWGIDPDPVPTNVVLYYMALKAAKKMAIALNETKHMAWYGNRINSIEQNFEKEYWQGGRYGSKNKPVEERVSALAVLSGLAKKEHYDILVDSVLLPVQKSSPHMEWIAEEAIMLTGQYDKGLKRMKQRYKEQVNRKWLTTLYEKYLPKLRGTYNHAWNAPNYVLSRYIAGIKATDVAWSSFEVKPNLAHMTSVKQIVPSVKGDITVEVKKTESTYQLKLMSPEKTVGTIYIPKEEKGVKYILINGQKIWTNRELKKTIKGITLEAENLEYIIFKVDSGNWNIKAFSTNQMKHQIKSAGK; encoded by the coding sequence TTGAATACGGAAAGTTATTCGTGGATTAATGGTCACAACGTAGAATATACAATTCCGCCAGGTGTAGAAGTATTAGAGCTAAAATACCGCTGGACTGGTGTAGGGGAAATGACTGGTAACTTTGAAAGTAGCGATCCTTTTTTTACACGCCTATGGTGGATGGCTCGTAATACCTTATACGTTTGCGCTAGGGATGGTTATATGGACTGTCCGGACCGTGAGCGTGGTTTGTGGGTCGGTGATGTAGCAGACCAAACAGGAGCCGTTTTTTATACATTAGATGAACCAGGTCGATTGTTGTTAAAAAAGGGAATTGATAATACCATTGCGTATCGGGCTGGCGATACCATTCAAGGTTTGGCACCGGGTTTTGGTGCGTATCGCGGTAAAAGTAGTGAGCTAACAGGTCAAAGTTTACAATATATCGATCAGGGCATTTGGCAATATTATTTCAATACAGGAGATAAAGCCACATTACAAAATGCCTATCCAGCTGTTTTAAAATATTTGCAATTATGGGATATGAAACCCAATGGCTTACCAACACATCGCCAGGGGTATGCCAATTGGGTGGACTGGGGTATAGATCCCGATCCTGTACCTACCAATGTGGTATTGTACTATATGGCTTTAAAAGCTGCAAAAAAAATGGCTATAGCCTTGAATGAAACCAAACATATGGCTTGGTACGGTAACCGTATAAATAGTATTGAGCAAAATTTTGAAAAAGAGTATTGGCAAGGAGGACGCTACGGGTCTAAAAATAAACCAGTCGAGGAGCGTGTAAGTGCCTTAGCTGTTCTTAGCGGTTTAGCCAAAAAGGAACACTACGATATTTTGGTTGATAGCGTCTTGCTACCAGTTCAGAAGTCAAGTCCGCATATGGAATGGATTGCAGAAGAAGCCATAATGCTCACAGGACAATACGACAAAGGTTTGAAGCGCATGAAGCAGCGTTATAAAGAACAGGTAAATCGTAAATGGTTAACAACACTTTATGAAAAGTACCTGCCAAAATTACGTGGCACATACAACCATGCATGGAATGCTCCCAACTATGTGTTATCAAGATACATTGCAGGTATAAAGGCTACAGATGTGGCGTGGTCAAGCTTTGAAGTGAAGCCAAATTTAGCTCATATGACTTCCGTAAAACAAATCGTGCCATCGGTAAAAGGAGATATTACGGTTGAAGTGAAAAAAACAGAAAGCACTTATCAATTGAAATTAATGTCACCAGAAAAAACAGTAGGGACCATATATATACCGAAAGAAGAAAAAGGAGTAAAATATATTTTAATCAATGGGCAGAAAATCTGGACTAATAGAGAACTAAAAAAAACAATTAAAGGCATAACCCTGGAAGCAGAGAATTTAGAATATATAATATTTAAAGTCGATTCAGGAAACTGGAATATAAAAGCCTTTTCAACTAATCAAATGAAACACCAAATAAAATCTGCGGGTAAATGA
- a CDS encoding IS30 family transposase, whose product MVRKKTGRLTLKERIQIETLLTEKKNKSYIAITINRARSTVTREVNKWVQTDRDKYSAELAHWCAKDDYLNKRNIDKISKYPRLRIYVYRGLLSQWTPEQIAGRLKEEFPNDPIMSISHESIYRYIYAKPQASLNKKLIKLLVRKKTRRRPSKKRRRTGSKILNQVSIDLRPEHINLRNEIGHWEGDLMIGKDQKSAIGTIVERKSRYTLIIKLKARNSKEIAKMFSKELNKLDPIFKKSMTYDNGIEMARHETITKKTGMKIYFAHPYSSWERGTNENTNGLIRRYLPKGTDFNKIDLNTFIEIQEKLNNRPRKIIGFKTPNEVMIKELKIVA is encoded by the coding sequence ATGGTACGAAAAAAAACAGGTAGACTTACCCTTAAAGAAAGAATACAGATTGAGACTCTTTTAACTGAAAAAAAGAATAAATCATACATCGCTATAACCATTAACAGAGCTCGATCTACGGTTACAAGAGAAGTTAATAAATGGGTGCAAACAGATAGAGATAAATACTCAGCAGAACTAGCTCATTGGTGCGCCAAAGATGATTACCTAAACAAAAGAAATATTGATAAAATATCTAAGTACCCTAGACTTCGAATTTATGTCTATAGGGGCTTATTATCACAATGGACTCCTGAACAAATTGCTGGAAGACTAAAAGAAGAATTCCCAAATGATCCTATAATGTCTATTTCTCACGAATCAATTTATAGGTACATATATGCAAAGCCTCAAGCTAGTTTAAATAAAAAACTAATTAAACTCCTCGTACGCAAAAAAACAAGACGTAGACCCTCTAAAAAAAGACGCAGAACAGGATCTAAAATATTAAACCAAGTCAGTATAGACCTAAGGCCCGAGCATATTAACCTAAGAAATGAAATCGGACACTGGGAAGGAGATTTAATGATTGGGAAGGATCAAAAATCGGCTATTGGAACTATCGTAGAACGCAAATCTAGATATACATTAATTATCAAACTAAAAGCCAGGAACTCTAAGGAAATTGCTAAAATGTTTTCTAAAGAACTTAACAAACTAGATCCCATATTCAAAAAATCTATGACCTACGATAATGGAATTGAAATGGCAAGACACGAAACAATTACCAAGAAAACAGGTATGAAAATTTACTTTGCACACCCCTATTCTTCTTGGGAAAGAGGTACCAATGAAAACACTAACGGACTCATCAGAAGGTACCTCCCAAAAGGAACAGATTTTAACAAAATTGACTTAAATACATTCATCGAAATTCAAGAAAAATTAAACAATAGACCTCGTAAAATTATTGGATTTAAAACCCCTAATGAAGTTATGATAAAAGAACTAAAAATTGTAGCTTAG
- a CDS encoding alpha-L-rhamnosidase C-terminal domain-containing protein yields MKTKINKQQSFLLVITLLTSLCFSQTPNWDKAQWIWQEEDGPSNTWMSFRKTITINEIPEIVQANIAVDSKFWLWINGQIVLFEGGLSRGPSQAGEWNRKENITPTNSWYETVDIQPYLKTGENTIAILAWYWGRETHKGTHIDSGKGGLLFSAEIGEHHVVSDNSWKAIQHPGYDNTIEPASKALVQYPIKYNAQNPLNDWSENAWYTTKFNDEEWPSALEKGKAGVAPWYDLKENFVPKLLNHGLKNYANYDTLELPFTSKGQTISCKLPFNKQITPYLEIETERAGDTIFITTDNRLNKITATYITKKGKQAFEGFSWMNGHEILYTIPKDIKVNALKYRWMSVGEMAGRFEVDDPFYERLWWMGNHTLFVCARDNFMDCPDRERALWIGDVADQVGYLFYSMDHAGRQLLKKAILQTTAFSENGVIGALGPLRVRELVAQSLQFIAQGIWPYYLNTGDQETLEKAYPFVYDYLALFPMQENGLPEYRIRKSPDSWDWVDWGVKNTADKKPIQMAFYYLAIKEAKKMAEVLGKKEDVKWYDDRMKTMKPAFNKLYWKDGFYSSDPKKFKDDRANAIAIISGIANPEYYNQIVDNVLIPNHYSSPHFEWMAEEALFIAGRPEASLKRMKEQYQSQVEKEGMTTLYEMFPNGGSYNHAWNGSNKILSKYVAGVAPTKVAWSEYQIMPTLLHFKHLKKTIPTVMGEINVDMKKTENTYSLKLESPDNGTTVVVGIPKAGKEISTVAFNGVVFWKNGKKLVESSVVENENFLKFRLKSKNWQITATYK; encoded by the coding sequence ATGAAAACAAAAATTAACAAGCAACAAAGTTTTTTACTTGTAATAACACTTTTAACATCACTGTGTTTTTCTCAAACGCCTAATTGGGATAAAGCCCAATGGATTTGGCAAGAAGAAGACGGACCATCTAACACATGGATGAGCTTCAGAAAAACCATCACAATTAATGAAATTCCAGAAATTGTTCAAGCAAATATTGCTGTTGATAGTAAATTTTGGCTATGGATAAATGGTCAAATAGTACTTTTTGAAGGTGGTTTATCAAGGGGGCCTAGTCAAGCAGGAGAATGGAATAGAAAAGAAAACATTACACCTACTAACTCTTGGTACGAAACAGTAGATATTCAGCCTTATTTAAAAACTGGAGAAAATACTATTGCTATTTTAGCATGGTATTGGGGGCGCGAAACCCATAAAGGAACCCATATAGACAGTGGTAAAGGTGGCCTGTTGTTTTCAGCTGAAATAGGAGAACACCATGTGGTTTCAGATAACTCTTGGAAAGCCATTCAACATCCTGGATATGATAACACTATTGAACCTGCAAGTAAGGCTTTAGTGCAATATCCTATAAAGTATAACGCACAAAACCCTTTAAATGATTGGTCAGAAAACGCTTGGTATACCACAAAATTCAATGATGAAGAATGGCCTTCAGCTTTAGAAAAAGGAAAAGCAGGAGTAGCACCATGGTATGACTTAAAGGAAAACTTTGTTCCGAAATTATTAAATCATGGTTTGAAAAATTATGCCAATTACGATACCCTGGAGTTGCCATTTACAAGTAAGGGGCAAACTATTTCGTGTAAATTACCATTCAATAAGCAGATAACACCTTATTTGGAAATTGAAACAGAACGTGCAGGCGATACTATTTTTATAACTACAGACAATCGCTTAAATAAAATAACAGCAACCTATATTACCAAAAAAGGAAAACAAGCCTTCGAAGGCTTTTCTTGGATGAATGGGCATGAAATTCTATACACCATTCCTAAAGATATAAAAGTAAACGCTTTAAAATACCGATGGATGAGTGTTGGTGAAATGGCTGGAAGATTTGAGGTAGACGACCCTTTTTACGAGCGTTTGTGGTGGATGGGAAACCATACGCTTTTTGTTTGTGCCCGAGATAATTTTATGGATTGCCCAGATCGAGAAAGAGCCTTGTGGATTGGTGATGTAGCCGACCAAGTAGGGTATTTATTTTATTCAATGGATCATGCGGGACGTCAGTTACTAAAAAAAGCCATTTTGCAAACTACAGCATTTAGCGAAAATGGGGTTATAGGTGCTCTCGGCCCCTTAAGAGTTAGGGAGTTGGTTGCACAGAGTTTACAGTTTATCGCACAAGGTATTTGGCCTTATTATTTGAATACAGGAGATCAAGAAACTTTAGAAAAAGCATATCCCTTTGTATATGATTATTTGGCTTTGTTTCCAATGCAAGAAAACGGTTTGCCAGAATACCGTATAAGAAAAAGTCCAGATTCTTGGGATTGGGTAGATTGGGGCGTTAAAAATACAGCCGATAAAAAACCAATTCAAATGGCATTTTACTATTTAGCCATTAAGGAAGCGAAAAAAATGGCAGAAGTATTGGGTAAAAAAGAAGACGTAAAATGGTACGATGATAGAATGAAAACAATGAAACCTGCTTTTAATAAATTGTATTGGAAAGATGGTTTTTATAGTAGTGACCCAAAAAAGTTTAAAGACGATAGAGCGAATGCTATTGCTATAATTTCAGGAATAGCAAATCCAGAATATTACAATCAAATTGTAGATAATGTGTTAATTCCAAACCACTATTCCAGTCCGCACTTCGAGTGGATGGCTGAAGAGGCGCTATTTATAGCAGGACGTCCTGAAGCTTCACTTAAGCGCATGAAGGAACAATATCAAAGTCAGGTAGAAAAGGAAGGCATGACGACTTTATATGAAATGTTTCCAAATGGAGGAAGTTATAACCATGCATGGAATGGTTCGAATAAGATATTGTCTAAATACGTGGCTGGTGTAGCGCCTACTAAAGTAGCATGGAGTGAGTATCAAATCATGCCCACACTTTTGCACTTTAAGCATTTGAAGAAAACTATTCCAACAGTAATGGGAGAAATAAATGTTGATATGAAAAAGACCGAAAACACCTATTCTCTAAAATTGGAATCTCCAGATAATGGTACTACGGTAGTTGTAGGCATACCGAAAGCAGGAAAGGAAATTAGTACAGTGGCTTTTAATGGTGTTGTGTTTTGGAAAAACGGGAAAAAGTTAGTTGAAAGTTCTGTAGTTGAAAATGAAAACTTTTTAAAATTTAGGCTTAAATCGAAAAATTGGCAAATTACGGCTACTTATAAATAA
- a CDS encoding sugar-binding domain-containing protein: protein MKSAFINQNKLRLLLVITFVLISTLGHANRSTNWADAQWIWQEQDGPANTWVAFRKTIDLTNIPKNALAKIAVDTKYWLWVNGKMVLFEGGLARGAAPSTNYYDEVDVTPFLKKGKNTIAILVWYWGRTRKVHDDSSKGGLLFHANLGNQLLVSNASWKMKQHPAYDSKSGGGGKNPNRVNAYNVKFDARKAMGDWSEGAWYSNSFDDAEWDKAIEKGMANSNPWGALVKRAIPQWNDRGLADYTSLSLASNKKINLPFKNSSDSLIVISAKLPFNQQITPYIKLKSDAGKTVVADMDNPFNMLTGTYITKGGIQSFERLHSRF from the coding sequence ATGAAAAGTGCTTTTATAAATCAAAACAAATTACGCTTACTTTTAGTAATAACCTTTGTTTTGATAAGTACATTAGGTCATGCTAATCGTTCTACAAACTGGGCAGACGCTCAATGGATTTGGCAAGAACAAGATGGGCCAGCCAATACGTGGGTGGCCTTCAGAAAAACTATTGATTTAACAAACATACCAAAAAATGCCCTAGCAAAAATAGCAGTAGATACCAAATACTGGCTTTGGGTTAACGGAAAAATGGTGTTGTTTGAAGGTGGCTTGGCTAGAGGAGCAGCACCAAGCACAAACTATTATGATGAGGTTGATGTAACACCGTTTTTAAAAAAAGGAAAAAACACGATTGCTATTTTGGTTTGGTATTGGGGGAGAACACGTAAAGTTCATGACGATAGTAGTAAAGGAGGGTTGCTCTTTCATGCCAACTTAGGAAATCAGCTATTGGTTTCTAACGCCAGTTGGAAAATGAAACAGCACCCAGCTTATGATTCCAAAAGTGGAGGAGGAGGCAAAAACCCGAACAGGGTAAATGCGTATAACGTAAAGTTTGATGCTAGAAAAGCCATGGGAGATTGGTCTGAAGGCGCTTGGTATTCTAATTCATTTGATGATGCTGAATGGGATAAGGCCATTGAAAAAGGAATGGCCAACAGTAATCCTTGGGGTGCTTTAGTAAAAAGAGCCATTCCACAATGGAACGATAGAGGCTTGGCAGATTATACATCACTCAGTTTAGCGTCCAATAAGAAGATTAATCTACCGTTTAAAAATTCATCGGACTCTTTAATTGTAATTAGTGCAAAGTTGCCTTTTAACCAGCAAATTACGCCTTACATTAAATTGAAGAGTGATGCTGGAAAAACAGTTGTTGCCGATATGGATAACCCTTTTAATATGCTAACGGGAACATATATTACTAAAGGTGGAATTCAGTCATTTGAAAGGCTGCATTCAAGGTTCTAA